In the Gossypium raimondii isolate GPD5lz chromosome 9, ASM2569854v1, whole genome shotgun sequence genome, one interval contains:
- the LOC105798251 gene encoding plasma membrane ATPase 1 isoform X2, whose protein sequence is MENKDETMDAVLKEAVDLENVPLEEVFQTLRCNRDGLTTEAAEQRLSIFGYNKLEEKQESKILKFLGFMWNPLSWVMEAAAIMAIALANGGGKPPDWQDFVGIITLLTINSTISFIEENNAGNAAAALMARLAPKAKVFRDGKWSEEEASILVPGDIISIKLGDIIPADARLLDGDPLKIDQSSLTGESLPVTKGPGDSIYSGSTCKQGEIEAVVIATGVHTFFGKAAHLVDSTNQQGHFQKVLTAIGNFCICSIAVGMITEIIVMYPIQDRDYRPGIDNLLVLLIGGIPIAMPTVLSVTMAIGSHRLSLQGAITKRMTAIEEMAGMDVLCSDKTGTLTLNKLSVDKNLIEIFAKGVDPDTVVLMAARAARLENQDAIDAAIVGMLADPKEARAGIQEVHFLPFNPTDKRTALTYIDNQGRMHRVSKGAPEQILNLAHNKSELERRVHAVIDKFAERGLRSLAVAYQEVPEGRKESSGGPWQFIGLMPLFDPPRHDSADTIRRALNLGVNVKMITGDQLAIAKETGRRLGMGTNMYPSSALLGQNKEESIAALPVDELIEKADGFAGVFPEHKYEIVKRLQARKHICGMTGDGVNDAPALKKADIGIAVADATDAARSASDIVLTEPGLSVIISAVLTSRAIFQRMKNYTIYAVSITIRIVLGFMLLALIWKFDFPPFMVLIIAILNDGTIMTISKDRVKPSPLPDSWKLAEIFATGIILGGYLAMMTVIFFWAAYKTDFFPSTFGVKSLQKTDRKDIKMLASAVYLQVSIISQALIFVTRARSWSFLERPGFLLVLAFVVAQLIATLIAVYANWGFAAIEGIGWGWAGVIWLYNLIFYIPLDFIKFFIRYALSGKAWDLVIEQRIAFTRKKDFGKEERELKWAHAQRTLHGLQPPDTKMFGDRTSYNELNQMAEEAKRRAEIARLRELTTLKGHVESVVRLKGLDIDTIQQAYTV, encoded by the exons ATGGAAAACAAGGATGAAACTATGGATGCTGTGCTTAAGGAAGCTGTTGATTTG GAAAATGTGCCACTTGAAGAAGTTTTTCAAACTTTGAGGTGTAACAGAGATGGTTTAACCACTGAAGCTGCAGAGCAAAGGCTTTCTATTTTTGGCTATAATAAGCTTGAGGAAAAACAG gagagtaaaattttgaagtttttgggGTTTATGTGGAACCCTCTCTCGTGGGTTATGGAAGCTGCTGCTATCATGGCTATTGCTCTTGCCAATGGAGga GGGAAACCACCTGACTGGCAAGATTTTGTTGGGATTATTACTCTTCTTACTATTAATTCAACAATAAGTTTCATAGAAGAGAACAATGCTGGCAATGCAGCTGCTGCTTTAATGGCTCGTCTTGCTCCTAAAGCTAAG GTTTTTCGAGATGGGAAGTGGTCTGAAGAAGAGGCCTCTATTCTTGTTCCAGGTGATATCATCAGCATTAAACTCGGGGACATTATTCCGGCAGATGCTCGACTCCTCGATGGTGATCCACTCAAAATCGATCAG TCTTCGTTAACCGGTGAGTCTCTTCCGGTAACGAAAGGCCCCGGTGACAGTATTTACTCGGGTTCTACATGCAAACAAGGAGAGATTGAAGCCGTCGTGATCGCCACAGGTGTTCATACGTTCTTCGGCAAAGCTGCTCACCTTGTTGATTCCACAAATCAACAAGGTCACTTTCAAAAG GTGTTGACTGCCATTGGTAATTTCTGTATATGTTCCATCGCGGTCGGAATGATAACAGAAATCATCGTTATGTACCCGATTCAGGACCGTGATTATCGTCCTGGAATCGACAATTTGCTGGTACTACTCATTGGAGGAATTCCTATTGCCATGCCCACAGTTCTATCTGTTACAATGGCAATTGGGTCTCATCGCTTATCTCTTCAG GGAGCTATAACAAAAAGAATGACAGCAATAGAAGAAATGGCAGGCATGGATGTCCTTTGCAGTGATAAAACTGGAACTTTGACATTGAACAAGTTATCAGTTGACAAAAATCTTATCGAG ATTTTTGCGAAAGGAGTAGATCCCGATACTGTAGTTCTGATGGCAGCTCGTGCAGCTCGGCTGGAAAACCAGGATGCCATTGATGCTGCTATAGTAGGGATGTTGGCTGATCCAAAGGAG GCACGAGCCGGTATTCAAGAAGTTCACTTCCTTCCATTCAATCCAACCGATAAGCGAACGGCTCTTACATATATCGATAATCAAGGTCGAATGCACCGAGTCAGCAAAGGTGCACCTGAACAG ATTCTGAATCTTGCACACAATAAATCAGAGTTGGAACGTCGAGTTCATGCTGTAATTGATAAGTTTGCAGAGCGCGGATTGCGGTCACTGGCAGTAGCATATCAG GAAGTTCCTGAAGGACGAAAGGAGAGCTCAGGAGGTCCATGGCAATTTATTGGCCTGATGCCTTTGTTCGATCCACCTAGACATGACAGTGCAGATACAATACGAAGGGCGTTGAATCTCGGAGTGAACGTGAAAATGATCACAG GTGATCAACTGGCGATAGCAAAGGAAACAGGACGCCGTCTCGGAATGGGAACCAATATGTATCCCTCATCAGCCTTGTTAGGACAAAACAAAGAAGAGTCTATTGCTGCTTTGCCAGTTGATGAGTTGATTGAGAAAGCTGACGGTTTTGCTGGCGTTTTCCCTG AGCACAAGTATGAGATTGTGAAGCGCTTACAAGCCAGGAAACATATATGTGGAATGACTGGTGATGGGGTCAATGATGCTCCTGCTCTTAAGAAAGCAGACATCGGCATAGCTGTGGCTGATGCAACCGATGCAGCTCGTAGTGCTTCTGACATTGTCTTGACCGAACCTGGTCTTAGTGTCATCATCAGTGCTGTACTAACCAGTCGAGCCATATTCCAGAGGATGAAAAACTACACA ATATATGCAGTCTCCATTACAATCCGTATTGTG CTCGGTTTCATGTTATTGGCATTGATATGGAAGTTTGATTTCCCTCCATTCATGGTCCTCATTATTGCTATCCTTAATGATG GTACCATTATGACAATATCCAAGGATAGAGTGAAACCATCTCCACTGCCAGACAGTTGGAAGTTAGCAGAAATCTTTGCAACTGGAATCATTCTTGGTGGTTACTTAGCCATGATGACTGTCATTTTCTTTTGGGCAGCATACAAGACAGACTTCTTCCCT AGTACATTTGGGGTTAAAAGCCTTCAGAAGACCGACCGCAAGGACATAAAAATGCTTGCTTCGGCAGTATACCTGCAAGTGAGCATTATCAGTCAAGCTCTCATATTTGTAACACGAGCAAGAAGTTGGTCTTTCCTTGAGCGTCCCGGTTTTTTACTGGTTTTGGCTTTTGTCGTAGCTCAGCTG ATTGCTACATTAATAGCAGTATATGCAAACTGGGGTTTTGCTGCAATTGAAGGTATTGGATGGGGTTGGGCAGGTGTGATATGGCTTTACAACCTTATCTTTTACATTCCGCTCGATTTTATCAAGTTCTTCATCCGATACGCCCTCAGTGGAAAAGCTTGGGATCTCGTCATCGAACAAAGG ATCGCTTTCACAAGGAAGAAAGACTTCGGGAAAGAAGAACGTGAACTGAAATGGGCGCATGCTCAGAGGACACTCCATGGATTGCAGCCACCAGACACCAAGATGTTTGGCGACCGAACTAGTTACAATGAACTTAATCAAATGGCTGAAGAGGCAAAGAGACGAGCTGAAATTGCAAG GTTGAGGGAACTGACTACGCTAAAAGGGCACGTCGAATCAGTAGTTAGACTGAAGGGTCTTGACATAGACACAATTCAGCAAGCGTACACTGTCTGA
- the LOC105798251 gene encoding plasma membrane ATPase 1 isoform X1 translates to MENKDETMDAVLKEAVDLENVPLEEVFQTLRCNRDGLTTEAAEQRLSIFGYNKLEEKQESKILKFLGFMWNPLSWVMEAAAIMAIALANGGGKPPDWQDFVGIITLLTINSTISFIEENNAGNAAAALMARLAPKAKVFRDGKWSEEEASILVPGDIISIKLGDIIPADARLLDGDPLKIDQSSLTGESLPVTKGPGDSIYSGSTCKQGEIEAVVIATGVHTFFGKAAHLVDSTNQQGHFQKVLTAIGNFCICSIAVGMITEIIVMYPIQDRDYRPGIDNLLVLLIGGIPIAMPTVLSVTMAIGSHRLSLQGAITKRMTAIEEMAGMDVLCSDKTGTLTLNKLSVDKNLIEIFAKGVDPDTVVLMAARAARLENQDAIDAAIVGMLADPKEARAGIQEVHFLPFNPTDKRTALTYIDNQGRMHRVSKGAPEQILNLAHNKSELERRVHAVIDKFAERGLRSLAVAYQEVPEGRKESSGGPWQFIGLMPLFDPPRHDSADTIRRALNLGVNVKMITGDQLAIAKETGRRLGMGTNMYPSSALLGQNKEESIAALPVDELIEKADGFAGVFPGILTFCFPILTCDVWMQFIYNVVLDFGSRICFFPSLLFAYMAFCIIVNAEHKYEIVKRLQARKHICGMTGDGVNDAPALKKADIGIAVADATDAARSASDIVLTEPGLSVIISAVLTSRAIFQRMKNYTIYAVSITIRIVLGFMLLALIWKFDFPPFMVLIIAILNDGTIMTISKDRVKPSPLPDSWKLAEIFATGIILGGYLAMMTVIFFWAAYKTDFFPSTFGVKSLQKTDRKDIKMLASAVYLQVSIISQALIFVTRARSWSFLERPGFLLVLAFVVAQLIATLIAVYANWGFAAIEGIGWGWAGVIWLYNLIFYIPLDFIKFFIRYALSGKAWDLVIEQRIAFTRKKDFGKEERELKWAHAQRTLHGLQPPDTKMFGDRTSYNELNQMAEEAKRRAEIARLRELTTLKGHVESVVRLKGLDIDTIQQAYTV, encoded by the exons ATGGAAAACAAGGATGAAACTATGGATGCTGTGCTTAAGGAAGCTGTTGATTTG GAAAATGTGCCACTTGAAGAAGTTTTTCAAACTTTGAGGTGTAACAGAGATGGTTTAACCACTGAAGCTGCAGAGCAAAGGCTTTCTATTTTTGGCTATAATAAGCTTGAGGAAAAACAG gagagtaaaattttgaagtttttgggGTTTATGTGGAACCCTCTCTCGTGGGTTATGGAAGCTGCTGCTATCATGGCTATTGCTCTTGCCAATGGAGga GGGAAACCACCTGACTGGCAAGATTTTGTTGGGATTATTACTCTTCTTACTATTAATTCAACAATAAGTTTCATAGAAGAGAACAATGCTGGCAATGCAGCTGCTGCTTTAATGGCTCGTCTTGCTCCTAAAGCTAAG GTTTTTCGAGATGGGAAGTGGTCTGAAGAAGAGGCCTCTATTCTTGTTCCAGGTGATATCATCAGCATTAAACTCGGGGACATTATTCCGGCAGATGCTCGACTCCTCGATGGTGATCCACTCAAAATCGATCAG TCTTCGTTAACCGGTGAGTCTCTTCCGGTAACGAAAGGCCCCGGTGACAGTATTTACTCGGGTTCTACATGCAAACAAGGAGAGATTGAAGCCGTCGTGATCGCCACAGGTGTTCATACGTTCTTCGGCAAAGCTGCTCACCTTGTTGATTCCACAAATCAACAAGGTCACTTTCAAAAG GTGTTGACTGCCATTGGTAATTTCTGTATATGTTCCATCGCGGTCGGAATGATAACAGAAATCATCGTTATGTACCCGATTCAGGACCGTGATTATCGTCCTGGAATCGACAATTTGCTGGTACTACTCATTGGAGGAATTCCTATTGCCATGCCCACAGTTCTATCTGTTACAATGGCAATTGGGTCTCATCGCTTATCTCTTCAG GGAGCTATAACAAAAAGAATGACAGCAATAGAAGAAATGGCAGGCATGGATGTCCTTTGCAGTGATAAAACTGGAACTTTGACATTGAACAAGTTATCAGTTGACAAAAATCTTATCGAG ATTTTTGCGAAAGGAGTAGATCCCGATACTGTAGTTCTGATGGCAGCTCGTGCAGCTCGGCTGGAAAACCAGGATGCCATTGATGCTGCTATAGTAGGGATGTTGGCTGATCCAAAGGAG GCACGAGCCGGTATTCAAGAAGTTCACTTCCTTCCATTCAATCCAACCGATAAGCGAACGGCTCTTACATATATCGATAATCAAGGTCGAATGCACCGAGTCAGCAAAGGTGCACCTGAACAG ATTCTGAATCTTGCACACAATAAATCAGAGTTGGAACGTCGAGTTCATGCTGTAATTGATAAGTTTGCAGAGCGCGGATTGCGGTCACTGGCAGTAGCATATCAG GAAGTTCCTGAAGGACGAAAGGAGAGCTCAGGAGGTCCATGGCAATTTATTGGCCTGATGCCTTTGTTCGATCCACCTAGACATGACAGTGCAGATACAATACGAAGGGCGTTGAATCTCGGAGTGAACGTGAAAATGATCACAG GTGATCAACTGGCGATAGCAAAGGAAACAGGACGCCGTCTCGGAATGGGAACCAATATGTATCCCTCATCAGCCTTGTTAGGACAAAACAAAGAAGAGTCTATTGCTGCTTTGCCAGTTGATGAGTTGATTGAGAAAGCTGACGGTTTTGCTGGCGTTTTCCCTGGTATCTTAACCTTTTGCTTTCCCATCTTGACTTGTGATGTTTGGATGCAGTTTATCTATAATGTGGTGCTCGATTTTGGTTCTAGAATATGCTTCTTCCCATCCTTGTTGTTCGCTTATATGGCTTTTTGTATAATTGTCAATGCAGAGCACAAGTATGAGATTGTGAAGCGCTTACAAGCCAGGAAACATATATGTGGAATGACTGGTGATGGGGTCAATGATGCTCCTGCTCTTAAGAAAGCAGACATCGGCATAGCTGTGGCTGATGCAACCGATGCAGCTCGTAGTGCTTCTGACATTGTCTTGACCGAACCTGGTCTTAGTGTCATCATCAGTGCTGTACTAACCAGTCGAGCCATATTCCAGAGGATGAAAAACTACACA ATATATGCAGTCTCCATTACAATCCGTATTGTG CTCGGTTTCATGTTATTGGCATTGATATGGAAGTTTGATTTCCCTCCATTCATGGTCCTCATTATTGCTATCCTTAATGATG GTACCATTATGACAATATCCAAGGATAGAGTGAAACCATCTCCACTGCCAGACAGTTGGAAGTTAGCAGAAATCTTTGCAACTGGAATCATTCTTGGTGGTTACTTAGCCATGATGACTGTCATTTTCTTTTGGGCAGCATACAAGACAGACTTCTTCCCT AGTACATTTGGGGTTAAAAGCCTTCAGAAGACCGACCGCAAGGACATAAAAATGCTTGCTTCGGCAGTATACCTGCAAGTGAGCATTATCAGTCAAGCTCTCATATTTGTAACACGAGCAAGAAGTTGGTCTTTCCTTGAGCGTCCCGGTTTTTTACTGGTTTTGGCTTTTGTCGTAGCTCAGCTG ATTGCTACATTAATAGCAGTATATGCAAACTGGGGTTTTGCTGCAATTGAAGGTATTGGATGGGGTTGGGCAGGTGTGATATGGCTTTACAACCTTATCTTTTACATTCCGCTCGATTTTATCAAGTTCTTCATCCGATACGCCCTCAGTGGAAAAGCTTGGGATCTCGTCATCGAACAAAGG ATCGCTTTCACAAGGAAGAAAGACTTCGGGAAAGAAGAACGTGAACTGAAATGGGCGCATGCTCAGAGGACACTCCATGGATTGCAGCCACCAGACACCAAGATGTTTGGCGACCGAACTAGTTACAATGAACTTAATCAAATGGCTGAAGAGGCAAAGAGACGAGCTGAAATTGCAAG GTTGAGGGAACTGACTACGCTAAAAGGGCACGTCGAATCAGTAGTTAGACTGAAGGGTCTTGACATAGACACAATTCAGCAAGCGTACACTGTCTGA